A genomic window from Chitinophaga pollutisoli includes:
- a CDS encoding DUF721 domain-containing protein: MRNNLVSMGDALREYLNKSRLKPRLMEVRIQENWEQVVGKTIARYTESVHLYDGKLVIVTTVAPLKQELNYSKDRIAGLVNDMLGEKVVTEVIIR, encoded by the coding sequence ATGCGAAACAATCTTGTCAGCATGGGCGACGCCCTGCGGGAGTATCTCAATAAAAGCCGTCTCAAACCGCGCCTCATGGAGGTGCGTATCCAGGAAAACTGGGAGCAGGTGGTGGGTAAAACCATCGCGAGGTACACTGAAAGCGTTCACCTGTACGATGGCAAGCTGGTGATTGTTACTACGGTAGCACCCCTCAAGCAGGAGCTGAATTATTCCAAAGACCGGATCGCCGGACTGGTGAATGATATGCTGGGGGAAAAAGTAGTGACGGAAGTGATCATCCGTTAA
- a CDS encoding DUF4252 domain-containing protein produces the protein MIRSIIAATACILFATTANAQRKTLRQFMVQHYDVASTHKIGLGFLTFRVVSWFIPDHAFDGSMKDIKWALKKVRRVRFYALDMDYGTFSSETINGLKQKLELNNKFELLAEIRHKNANVHLLSNGKNEDRIDNLVVLVQEEGDMMMMHLRTKLTMDDLSKIVQAISNDVKVTVNG, from the coding sequence ATGATTCGCTCCATTATCGCCGCCACCGCATGCATCTTGTTTGCCACCACCGCCAACGCGCAGCGTAAAACGCTCCGCCAGTTCATGGTACAGCATTACGACGTAGCGTCTACCCATAAAATCGGCCTCGGCTTCCTCACGTTCCGCGTAGTCAGCTGGTTCATTCCCGACCATGCTTTCGACGGCAGTATGAAAGACATTAAATGGGCATTGAAAAAAGTGAGAAGGGTAAGATTCTATGCGCTCGATATGGACTATGGCACATTTTCCAGCGAAACGATTAACGGCCTGAAACAAAAGCTGGAGCTAAACAACAAGTTCGAACTGCTGGCGGAAATCCGTCACAAAAACGCCAATGTCCACCTGCTCAGCAACGGCAAAAATGAAGACAGGATCGATAATTTAGTGGTGCTTGTACAGGAAGAAGGAGATATGATGATGATGCACCTACGCACCAAACTCACGATGGACGATCTTTCCAAAATTGTTCAGGCGATTTCCAATGATGTGAAGGTCACGGTTAACGGATGA
- a CDS encoding DUF4252 domain-containing protein has product MKRLIPLVALLCLLCSSQLALAQTTIDKFFQKYQNDQSFTVINITPKMFSMFSKVSADDPDAKKVLSLASKLKGLRILIKEDTKDGQRLYREAAQFLTSGMEELMSLRDKDTDLKFMVRENTKGNIAELVMLVGSTNEFLALLLMGDFSIEEISEIAGNMNIDGFENLGKLDSKGPKGPKGKK; this is encoded by the coding sequence ATGAAACGTCTCATTCCACTGGTCGCCTTACTATGCCTATTGTGCAGCAGCCAGCTGGCCCTGGCGCAAACCACCATCGACAAGTTCTTCCAGAAGTACCAGAACGACCAGTCTTTCACCGTCATCAACATCACGCCGAAAATGTTTTCCATGTTTTCGAAAGTGAGTGCCGACGACCCGGACGCCAAAAAGGTATTGTCCCTGGCCAGCAAGCTTAAAGGCCTGCGCATCCTGATCAAGGAAGACACCAAAGACGGCCAGCGCCTGTATCGCGAAGCCGCCCAGTTCCTGACATCGGGTATGGAAGAACTGATGAGCCTGCGCGACAAAGACACCGACCTGAAGTTCATGGTCCGCGAGAACACCAAAGGCAACATCGCCGAGCTGGTGATGCTCGTGGGCAGTACGAACGAGTTCCTGGCGCTTTTGCTGATGGGAGATTTCTCCATCGAAGAGATTTCCGAGATCGCGGGCAACATGAATATCGACGGGTTCGAAAACCTGGGCAAGCTCGACAGCAAGGGACCGAAAGGACCCAAAGGCAAGAAATGA
- a CDS encoding RNA polymerase sigma factor, whose amino-acid sequence MTSSAFQSLILPFRQKLYCFAFRLLGNEEDAKDVVQDAFIRVWNNREKMPELQSLEAWCMRITRNVALDRLKSRKYRITDDLDRAGEVPSVHQTPHQHAEKSDMMRRVHAAIARLPEKYRTVLQLRDMDGLSYQEISDMLEIGLAEVKINLHRARKTVREQLQNLQVYGIQ is encoded by the coding sequence ATGACATCCAGCGCATTTCAGTCCCTCATCCTTCCTTTCAGGCAAAAGCTTTACTGCTTTGCTTTCCGCCTGCTCGGTAATGAGGAGGATGCGAAGGATGTTGTCCAGGATGCCTTCATCCGGGTGTGGAACAACCGGGAGAAGATGCCGGAGCTGCAAAGCCTGGAGGCCTGGTGCATGCGGATCACGCGCAATGTGGCGCTCGACCGGCTGAAGAGCCGCAAATACCGGATCACCGACGATCTGGACCGGGCGGGCGAGGTGCCGTCGGTCCACCAGACGCCGCACCAGCACGCCGAAAAAAGCGACATGATGCGCCGGGTGCACGCGGCCATCGCGAGGCTCCCGGAAAAATACCGGACGGTATTGCAGCTCCGGGATATGGATGGATTAAGTTACCAGGAAATCTCCGACATGCTGGAAATCGGCCTGGCGGAAGTAAAAATCAACCTGCACCGCGCGCGGAAAACCGTTCGCGAGCAGTTACAAAACCTGCAAGTATATGGAATACAATGA
- a CDS encoding ABC transporter permease, whose translation MLRFFFRKTGYGLLVLFGVVGVVFLLFNVLPADPARMTLGQRTDVASLENVRKELHLDKPVGVQFLYYVNDLSPIGVLSDTEYKETPGALALFPVGESSDLVLKTPNLRRSYQSKKPVWEILTEALPGTLVLALAAMIFATVAGIALGIISAVKQNTWMDTGAVFASVTGISAPSFFAGIVLAYLFGFVLADWTGLHMTGSLYDIDPFRGRVLNLGNLVLPALTLGIRPLAIIVQLTRSAMLDVLNQDYIRTAYAKGLRRRAVLFGHALRNALNPVITAITGWFAELLAGAFFVEYIFGWKGIGKVTVDALEKFDFPVVMGAVLFTAGVFVIINLLADLLYSLIDPRIRLTN comes from the coding sequence ATGCTGCGATTCTTCTTCCGTAAAACGGGCTACGGCCTGCTCGTGCTCTTCGGTGTGGTGGGCGTCGTGTTCCTGCTGTTCAACGTGCTGCCCGCCGATCCGGCGCGGATGACGCTGGGCCAGCGGACCGACGTGGCCAGCCTGGAGAACGTACGGAAGGAACTGCACCTGGACAAGCCGGTGGGCGTACAGTTTCTTTACTATGTGAATGATCTGTCACCCATCGGCGTGCTGTCCGACACCGAATATAAGGAAACCCCAGGCGCGCTGGCCCTGTTCCCCGTCGGGGAATCCAGCGACCTGGTGTTGAAAACGCCCAACCTCCGCCGCAGCTACCAAAGCAAGAAGCCCGTTTGGGAGATCCTCACGGAGGCCTTGCCGGGCACCCTGGTGCTGGCGCTGGCCGCGATGATCTTCGCTACCGTGGCGGGCATTGCGCTGGGGATTATATCCGCCGTGAAACAAAACACCTGGATGGATACCGGGGCCGTATTCGCGAGCGTGACGGGCATTTCGGCGCCGTCGTTCTTCGCGGGGATCGTGCTGGCGTACCTTTTCGGGTTTGTGCTGGCAGACTGGACGGGGCTTCATATGACCGGAAGCCTTTACGACATCGATCCGTTCCGGGGCCGGGTGCTGAACCTGGGTAACCTGGTGCTGCCCGCGCTCACGCTGGGCATCAGGCCGCTGGCCATTATCGTACAGCTCACGCGCAGCGCCATGCTCGACGTGCTGAACCAGGATTATATCCGGACCGCCTACGCCAAGGGGCTCCGCCGCCGGGCGGTGCTGTTCGGGCATGCGCTCCGCAACGCCCTCAATCCCGTGATCACCGCCATCACCGGCTGGTTCGCCGAGCTGCTGGCCGGGGCGTTTTTCGTGGAGTATATTTTCGGGTGGAAGGGGATCGGCAAAGTGACGGTAGACGCCCTGGAGAAATTCGACTTCCCCGTAGTGATGGGCGCTGTGCTGTTTACCGCCGGCGTTTTCGTAATCATCAACCTGCTGGCAGACCTCCTCTACAGCCTCATCGACCCACGCATCAGACTAACTAATTGA
- a CDS encoding BT_3928 family protein gives MKPIISIFRIVVGVLFIFSGLIKANDPLGLSYKMDEFFEVLHMHFMIPFSLTLSLVMNAFEIIAGFAVLIGYRMRFFSFLLLLLIIFFTFLTGFALFSGLIRECGCFGDCIKLTADQSFWKDIILLVMILVIFIYHKRIQPLFAPKVNAGIMIFAVLFPVVLQWYTLSHLPIVDCLPYKVGNNIPEKMKAPPGSTPDVYETVMIYEKDGKQQEYTTENYPWQDTTWVFVDRKDKLIKKGNAEPPIKDFILNDFNGNNMNSGILNEPLPMYLFLVLDVTKAGKGWEAKMQAYEKQAAEGKIVLMGVTSSSQAAVEQFKANRGIHFDFLQMDGTAIKTAGRSNPCLIILEKGTIKAKYHYNDIP, from the coding sequence ATGAAACCAATCATCTCCATTTTTCGCATCGTTGTAGGGGTGCTGTTCATCTTTTCCGGACTGATCAAGGCCAACGATCCGTTGGGCCTCAGCTACAAGATGGACGAGTTCTTTGAAGTGCTGCACATGCATTTCATGATCCCCTTTTCCCTGACCCTTTCCCTGGTCATGAACGCTTTCGAGATCATCGCTGGCTTCGCCGTGCTCATCGGCTACCGCATGCGCTTCTTCTCGTTCCTGCTTTTATTACTGATCATCTTCTTCACTTTCCTGACCGGCTTCGCCCTCTTCAGCGGCCTGATCCGCGAATGCGGCTGCTTTGGCGACTGCATCAAGCTCACGGCCGACCAGTCGTTCTGGAAAGATATCATCCTGCTGGTGATGATCCTCGTGATCTTCATCTACCACAAACGCATCCAGCCGCTCTTTGCGCCGAAAGTCAACGCCGGCATCATGATTTTCGCCGTGCTGTTCCCGGTAGTGTTGCAATGGTACACCTTGTCGCACCTGCCTATCGTGGATTGCCTGCCTTATAAAGTCGGCAACAATATCCCTGAAAAGATGAAAGCCCCTCCCGGCTCCACGCCCGACGTGTACGAAACCGTGATGATTTATGAAAAAGACGGCAAACAGCAGGAATATACTACCGAAAACTATCCCTGGCAGGACACGACCTGGGTGTTCGTGGACCGGAAAGACAAGCTCATTAAGAAAGGCAACGCCGAACCGCCGATCAAGGATTTCATCCTGAACGACTTCAACGGCAACAACATGAACAGCGGCATACTGAACGAGCCCCTGCCCATGTACCTCTTCCTCGTCCTCGACGTAACCAAAGCCGGTAAAGGTTGGGAAGCGAAGATGCAGGCGTATGAAAAGCAGGCGGCGGAAGGGAAGATCGTGCTGATGGGCGTAACCAGCTCCAGCCAGGCCGCCGTTGAGCAGTTCAAGGCCAACCGCGGGATTCATTTCGATTTCCTGCAGATGGACGGCACCGCCATCAAAACGGCTGGCCGCAGCAATCCCTGCCTGATCATCCTGGAAAAAGGCACTATTAAAGCCAAATATCATTATAACGATATCCCGTAA
- a CDS encoding DUF1599 domain-containing protein: MTYQQVIDSSKDIFIKKTKDYGTSWRVLRPISIVDQIFIKAQRIRTIQETGVQKVADDIAGEFRAIVNYGVIALIQLQLPADDIYTDLPAEKVSVLYDEQAAFIRTVMEAKNHDYGEAWRSMSQESFVDLILTKLLRIKQILRNDGKTLISEGIDANYVDIVNYAVFALILLEEKH, from the coding sequence ATGACATACCAGCAGGTGATCGACAGCAGTAAGGACATTTTCATCAAGAAGACGAAAGACTACGGCACTTCCTGGCGCGTGCTGCGCCCCATTTCCATCGTGGACCAGATATTCATCAAAGCCCAGCGCATCCGCACCATCCAGGAAACCGGCGTGCAGAAAGTGGCCGACGATATCGCCGGAGAATTCCGCGCCATTGTCAACTACGGCGTCATCGCCCTCATCCAGCTGCAATTGCCTGCCGACGATATCTATACCGACCTGCCCGCCGAAAAGGTGTCGGTTTTATATGATGAACAAGCCGCGTTCATCCGCACCGTGATGGAAGCCAAAAACCACGACTATGGCGAAGCCTGGCGCTCCATGAGCCAGGAATCCTTCGTAGACCTCATTCTCACCAAGCTCCTCCGTATCAAACAAATATTGCGCAACGATGGTAAGACCCTCATTTCGGAGGGGATAGACGCCAATTACGTCGACATCGTCAACTATGCCGTTTTCGCCCTCATCCTGCTTGAAGAAAAGCATTAA
- the folP gene encoding dihydropteroate synthase, whose product MRFKSTSLRKDFTIRCRGKLLSLADPLVMGIINVTDDSFYSDSRSRELHESVLRAEALLADGAAILDIGAQSTRPGAPEVGAAEEAARLVPAIHAILYKFPEAVISVDTYHASVAEKCILAGAAIVNDISAGDMDPEMIPVVAALQAPYIAMHMQGTPATMQTNPQYEDVVQEVLDYCIRKTEACRAAGIHDVILDPGFGFGKTLTHNYQLLREMGMLHLAGAPILIGVSRKSMVYKLLGATPAEALNGTTVLHTAALERGAHILRVHDVKAAVEAVRIVSFMEGA is encoded by the coding sequence TTGCGTTTCAAAAGTACATCATTACGGAAAGATTTCACCATCCGTTGCCGGGGAAAGTTGCTGAGCCTGGCGGACCCCCTCGTGATGGGGATCATCAATGTCACCGACGATTCCTTTTATTCGGACAGCCGCAGCCGTGAGCTGCACGAATCCGTTTTACGGGCAGAAGCCCTGCTGGCCGACGGCGCCGCCATCCTCGATATCGGCGCGCAAAGCACCCGTCCGGGCGCCCCGGAAGTAGGCGCCGCCGAAGAAGCCGCGCGCCTGGTGCCCGCCATCCACGCCATTTTGTATAAATTCCCCGAAGCCGTGATCTCGGTAGATACCTACCATGCTTCCGTCGCCGAAAAGTGCATCCTGGCGGGGGCTGCTATCGTGAACGACATCAGCGCCGGCGATATGGACCCGGAAATGATCCCCGTTGTGGCGGCACTGCAGGCGCCCTATATCGCCATGCACATGCAGGGTACGCCGGCCACCATGCAAACGAACCCGCAGTACGAAGACGTGGTGCAGGAAGTGCTGGACTATTGCATCCGCAAAACGGAAGCTTGCCGGGCCGCCGGCATCCACGACGTGATCCTGGACCCGGGGTTCGGGTTCGGCAAAACATTGACGCACAATTACCAGCTGCTCCGCGAGATGGGAATGCTCCACCTCGCCGGCGCCCCGATCCTCATAGGCGTGTCCCGGAAATCGATGGTGTATAAATTATTGGGAGCCACCCCCGCCGAAGCCCTGAACGGCACTACCGTACTGCATACGGCCGCCCTGGAGCGGGGGGCGCACATTTTACGGGTGCATGATGTGAAAGCGGCCGTGGAAGCGGTTCGCATCGTTTCATTCATGGAAGGCGCGTAG
- a CDS encoding diadenylate cyclase yields the protein MKDVYQFYGFEFRWLNVVDLLIVIFLVIQLYRLLKGSLAFNIFIGLLMVYAAYFAVRSLQMPILTNILENFINIGLIAIIIIFQPEIRKFLLVLGKKTPLSKDSFLTKLFLPDRFKSYKEEENIINEIIVAAGHMAASQTGALIVISTTYRVKFDTASSIAIDGNVSAKLIESIFEKNSPLHDGALIIVGNKILAAKVILPMSENPNLPTRIGMRHRSAVGITEHSDNLAIIVSEERGTISYAQDGQLVQNVQLEELKVKLYEVLVDGL from the coding sequence ATGAAGGATGTTTACCAATTTTACGGATTTGAGTTTCGATGGCTGAATGTAGTGGACCTGCTGATTGTGATTTTTCTCGTCATCCAGTTGTACCGCCTGCTAAAAGGCAGCCTCGCTTTCAATATCTTTATCGGACTGCTGATGGTATATGCAGCGTATTTTGCCGTGCGATCCCTGCAGATGCCGATTCTCACCAATATTCTAGAAAATTTCATCAACATCGGCCTGATCGCCATCATCATCATCTTCCAGCCCGAAATCCGGAAGTTTTTGCTGGTGCTGGGAAAGAAGACGCCACTGAGCAAGGATTCTTTCTTAACCAAACTGTTCCTACCCGACCGTTTCAAAAGCTACAAGGAGGAAGAAAACATCATCAACGAGATCATCGTGGCGGCGGGGCATATGGCCGCGAGCCAGACGGGCGCATTGATCGTGATCTCCACCACCTACCGCGTGAAGTTCGACACGGCGTCGAGCATCGCGATCGATGGCAACGTGAGCGCCAAACTGATAGAGAGCATTTTCGAGAAGAACAGTCCGCTGCACGACGGCGCGCTGATCATCGTCGGCAACAAGATCCTGGCGGCGAAGGTGATCCTGCCCATGTCGGAGAACCCGAACCTGCCCACGCGGATCGGGATGCGGCACCGGAGCGCGGTGGGCATCACGGAGCATAGCGATAACCTGGCGATCATTGTATCAGAGGAGCGCGGAACGATCTCGTATGCGCAGGACGGGCAGCTGGTGCAGAATGTGCAGTTGGAAGAGTTGAAGGTGAAGTTGTACGAGGTGCTGGTAGACGGATTGTAA
- a CDS encoding YraN family protein — MSCDHTLGKLGEQLAAEHLEANGYAILHRNWKAGRKEIDIIAYKDKMIVFAEVKTRSSKYFGTPEEAVGWKKEAHLHKVAGHWLERYGQTVKAIRFDILSIYILPGQPPEILHLEDVF, encoded by the coding sequence ATGTCTTGCGACCATACACTTGGGAAATTGGGAGAACAACTGGCCGCGGAGCACCTGGAAGCCAACGGTTACGCGATCCTGCACCGCAACTGGAAGGCGGGGCGGAAGGAGATCGATATTATTGCGTATAAAGATAAAATGATCGTTTTCGCCGAGGTAAAAACCCGCAGTTCAAAGTACTTCGGGACGCCGGAGGAAGCGGTGGGATGGAAGAAGGAAGCCCACCTGCACAAGGTGGCCGGGCATTGGCTGGAGCGCTACGGTCAGACGGTCAAAGCTATCCGTTTCGACATCCTTTCCATTTACATCCTCCCTGGCCAACCGCCGGAAATCCTCCACCTGGAAGATGTGTTCTGA
- the manA gene encoding mannose-6-phosphate isomerase, class I gives MRDPNVFYLTGKVQHYAWGGFRYIPELLGQPVTDQPSAEYWMGAHQSAPSLLQAAQPQPLNAWIAEDPAGALGAKAAQRFGELPYLFKILDVKDMLSIQVHPTKSEAEKGFARENEAGIPLNAPNRNYKDANHKPEIMVALSEFWLLHGFLPETKLRQVLTSIPEFAHLLPVFEKDGYFGLYKTVMELPQEEVNTLLRPLADRILPAYREGSLQKEDPAFWAGRAIDNDPQGIENLDRGIFSIYFFNIVYAQPGDAVFQDAGIPHAYLEGQNAELMANSDNVLRGGLTPKYIDVPELLKHTRFEAVHPNILKGDLIHEGLERIYPTPAPDFVLSRIALQPGQTYSHTAEAPETWIVLSGDGSVTCPGGNTLALSKGTTLFAPYGTAYKVVCQSDLVIFKAAIP, from the coding sequence ATGCGAGATCCGAATGTATTCTACCTGACAGGAAAAGTCCAACATTACGCCTGGGGCGGTTTCCGGTATATCCCCGAACTGCTGGGCCAGCCCGTAACCGATCAACCCAGCGCCGAGTATTGGATGGGCGCCCACCAGAGCGCTCCTTCCCTGCTCCAGGCTGCGCAGCCGCAGCCCCTCAACGCCTGGATCGCCGAAGACCCCGCCGGCGCCCTCGGCGCCAAGGCTGCCCAACGTTTCGGCGAACTGCCCTACCTCTTCAAAATCCTTGACGTGAAAGATATGCTCTCCATCCAGGTGCACCCCACCAAATCGGAAGCAGAGAAAGGGTTCGCGCGCGAGAATGAAGCCGGCATCCCCCTGAACGCCCCCAACCGCAATTATAAAGACGCCAACCATAAACCCGAGATCATGGTGGCCCTGAGCGAGTTCTGGCTCCTGCACGGCTTCCTGCCCGAAACGAAACTCCGCCAGGTACTTACCTCCATTCCCGAGTTTGCACACCTCCTTCCCGTTTTCGAAAAAGACGGATATTTCGGTCTGTATAAAACAGTGATGGAATTACCGCAGGAAGAGGTGAACACGCTCCTGCGCCCCCTGGCCGATCGCATCCTCCCCGCCTACCGCGAAGGCTCCCTCCAAAAGGAAGACCCCGCATTCTGGGCGGGCCGCGCCATCGACAACGATCCGCAAGGAATCGAAAACCTCGACCGCGGCATCTTCTCCATTTATTTCTTCAACATCGTGTATGCCCAACCGGGAGACGCCGTGTTCCAGGACGCCGGCATCCCCCACGCCTATCTCGAAGGCCAGAACGCCGAACTGATGGCCAATTCGGACAACGTGCTCCGCGGCGGCCTCACGCCCAAGTACATCGATGTGCCCGAGCTCCTGAAGCACACCCGCTTCGAGGCTGTACATCCCAATATCCTCAAGGGCGACCTCATCCACGAAGGCCTGGAACGCATCTATCCCACTCCCGCCCCCGATTTCGTGCTGAGCCGCATCGCCCTGCAACCCGGGCAAACGTATAGCCACACCGCCGAAGCCCCCGAAACCTGGATCGTACTCAGTGGCGACGGTTCCGTTACATGCCCCGGTGGCAATACCCTGGCGCTTTCCAAAGGCACAACGCTCTTCGCCCCATATGGCACGGCGTACAAAGTTGTTTGCCAATCCGATCTGGTGATTTTCAAGGCGGCTATTCCATAA
- a CDS encoding DUF6580 family putative transport protein: MKKETLSNIILVAVLIFVSVLGRLVTNYFEIYNFTAMGAGALFAGVMLKDKKYAYAVPLVSLFVSDLFFHFFTNIQGIYGGEMLFVYAGFMLVTFIGTRIRKVTAGRVFLGAVASGVIFFLMSNLGTFLFRDMYPHTLGGLLTCYWSAIPFYKQDLFGSFALNTILGNVFYSALLFGAYEVLKPVFVREKATTIA; encoded by the coding sequence ATGAAGAAAGAAACTTTATCTAATATCATCCTGGTGGCAGTGTTGATCTTCGTCAGCGTACTGGGCCGGCTGGTGACCAACTACTTCGAGATCTACAATTTCACCGCCATGGGCGCAGGCGCGCTCTTCGCCGGTGTGATGCTGAAAGACAAGAAGTATGCTTACGCCGTGCCGCTAGTATCCCTGTTTGTCAGCGATCTTTTCTTTCATTTCTTTACCAATATCCAGGGCATATATGGCGGCGAAATGCTGTTTGTATACGCCGGGTTCATGCTGGTGACCTTCATCGGCACCCGCATCCGCAAGGTAACCGCCGGCCGTGTTTTCCTCGGCGCGGTGGCTTCAGGCGTCATTTTCTTCCTGATGTCCAACCTCGGCACCTTCCTTTTCCGCGACATGTACCCGCACACCCTGGGCGGACTGCTGACCTGCTACTGGTCCGCCATCCCCTTCTACAAACAGGACCTGTTCGGAAGTTTCGCGCTCAACACCATCCTGGGCAACGTATTTTACAGCGCCCTCCTCTTCGGCGCCTACGAAGTGCTGAAACCGGTGTTCGTTCGCGAAAAAGCCACCACGATCGCATAG
- a CDS encoding diphthine--ammonia ligase encodes MTNPPEHIICSWSGGKDSCFALMTAVKQGHKPVALLNVLNENGQISRSHGLPPSILEQQAAVLGLPVLLQPASWQDYETHFVESLRQLKTAHQATAAVFGDIDLQPHRDWEEKVCATAGLKALLPLWQEERKVLVYRMLEQGLKCMIVSCNDTLGAGFLGRQMDDVLIADLEAAGVDVCGENGEFHTLVTDCPLFSTPLQVPPAEKVQHENYHFLQWKMD; translated from the coding sequence ATGACTAATCCCCCTGAACATATCATTTGTTCCTGGAGCGGCGGAAAAGACAGCTGTTTTGCGCTGATGACCGCCGTAAAACAAGGCCACAAGCCTGTTGCACTCCTGAACGTATTAAACGAGAACGGGCAGATATCCCGCTCCCACGGCCTGCCGCCATCTATATTGGAGCAGCAGGCCGCGGTGCTGGGGCTGCCCGTTTTGCTGCAACCTGCTTCCTGGCAGGATTACGAAACGCACTTCGTGGAATCCCTCCGGCAACTTAAAACCGCCCATCAGGCTACTGCCGCCGTTTTCGGCGACATCGACCTGCAGCCGCACCGCGACTGGGAGGAGAAAGTCTGCGCCACCGCGGGCCTCAAAGCCTTATTGCCCCTCTGGCAGGAAGAACGGAAAGTGCTGGTGTACCGCATGCTGGAACAAGGCCTCAAATGCATGATCGTTTCCTGTAACGACACGCTGGGCGCCGGTTTCCTGGGGCGGCAGATGGACGATGTGCTCATCGCCGACCTGGAAGCGGCAGGCGTGGATGTATGCGGTGAAAACGGAGAATTCCATACGCTGGTGACGGATTGCCCGCTGTTCTCGACGCCGTTGCAGGTACCACCTGCGGAGAAAGTGCAGCACGAAAACTATCATTTCCTGCAATGGAAAATGGACTGA